A single window of Colletes latitarsis isolate SP2378_abdomen chromosome 6, iyColLati1, whole genome shotgun sequence DNA harbors:
- the LOC143343037 gene encoding BAG family molecular chaperone regulator 2: MDNNPLPHIIECADCEGSVKPKERLVSLLDQIEVHVEQLRRDAWRLEEERDTLLTTLDTLRNNEMLGKLEETDRDDVLRYAERLSMRCLTVDILVKIQRDQIQQEALHQVNGLIDSLIVGLRDDPTTTRLRCASFMNACSSHGYGHSDKNFESAILGCTLDDQKRVKKRLQGLLDYIDKMHTIQLL, translated from the exons ATGGATAATAACCCATTACCGCATATTATAGAATGTGCGGATTGCGAGGGTTCGGTGAAACCAAAAGAAAGGTTAGTCAGTCTTCTTGATCAAATTGAAGTGCATGTAGAACAACTGAGGAGGGATGCCTGGAGACTCGAAGAAGAGAGAGATACTCTGTTGACCACCTTAGATACGCTTAGGAACAACGAAATGCTGGGCAAATTAGAAGAAA CTGACAGGGATGATGTGTTGAGGTATGCAGAGAGATTGTCTATGCGATGTTTAACGGTTGATATTTtggtaaaaattcaacgtgatcAGATTCAACAAGAAGCATTACATCAG GTAAATGGTTTAATCGATAGTTTAATTGTTGGTCTTCGTGATGATCCAACTACAACTCGACTGCGATGTGCATCTTTCATGAATGCATGTTCTTCGCATGGTTATGGACATTCCGATAAAAACTTTGAAAGTGCAATTCTTGGATGTACTTTGGATGACCAGAAGCGGGTGAAGAAGAGATTACAGGGATTATTGGATTATATTGACAAGATGCATACAATTCAACTACTATGA
- the Rpl38 gene encoding ribosomal protein L38 → MPREIKEIKDFLLKARRKDAKSVKIKQNAENVKFKVRCSRFLYTLVITDIEKAEKLKQSLPPGLQVKEVKRSERM, encoded by the exons ATg CCACGagaaattaaagaaattaagGACTTCCTCTTGAAAGCCAGGAGAAAAGATGCCAAAT CTGTAAAAATCAAGCAGAATGCTGAGAATGTTAAGTTCAAAGTTAGGTGTTCAAGATTTTTGTATACTCTTGTAATTACGGACATAGAAAAGGCAGAAAAATTGAAACAGTCTTTACCTCCAG GTCTTCAAGTAAAAGAAGTAAAGAGGAGCGAACGTATGTAG
- the LOC143342362 gene encoding uncharacterized protein LOC143342362, whose translation MRRLSMKSKRRKSETMSDNSSEENGVSRTTTADENDEMKKGKEGEIADTPRKTTAKKRQSRSRHSLKAATEDSAMKPDEDTEAMDSEEENKNAGKGGAGKRFKKEDQKASTSIKQQGNEEKEYEVEKIVGQRTIKGRRQFLVRWKGYNEDSDTWEQEKDLNCPQLIEEFLIEDSENDEEKSKKNDNSLKSIKNKIPKMEKKPKRPKSSTKKQIENDKEIIASDEVRNEKDDQKEFEVEKIIEVHFKKNKTREFLIRWKGFTSADDTWEPEENLNCSELIEKFMQKVEKAKTSDVRELRANRPHTKRYTLTTHDAGRRLSRRNMDKQRATYHECDE comes from the exons ATGCGAAGATTGAGTATGAAGAGCAAGCGTAGGAAGTCTGAAACGATGAGTGATAATAGTTCAGAGGAAAATGGCGTCTCGCGTACAACTACAGCCGATGAGAACGACGAAATGAAGAAAGGAAAGGAGGGCGAGATCGCGGATACACCACGCAAAACTACTGCAAAAAAGCGGCAATCCCGTAGTCGACATAGTCTAAAAGCAGCAACCGAGGATTCCGCTATGAAACCCGACGAGGATACTGAAGCCATGGACTCTGAAGAAGAAAATAAGAATGCCGGGAAGGGTGGTGCGGGCAAAAGATTTAAAAAAGAGGATCAAAAAGCATCTACTTCGATAAAACAGCAAGGAAACGAAGAAAAGGAATATGAG GTAGAAAAAATTGTTGGTCAACGTACTATCAAAGGCAGGCGACAGTTTTTGGTTCGCTGGAAAGGTTATAACGAAGATTCTGATACATGGGAGCAGGAAAAAGATTTAAATTGTCCACAATTAATTGAAGAGTTTTTGATCGAAGATTCAGAAAATGACGAAGAGAAATCTAAAAAGAATGACAATTCTCTGAAatctataaaaaataaaattccaaaaatgGAGAAAAAACCTAAAAGACCTAAAAGCAGTAcaaaaaaacaaattgaaaatg ACAAGGAAATAATAGCATCGGATGAAGTAAGAAATGAAAAAGACGATCAGAAAGAATTTGAAGTAGAAAAGATAATAGAAGtacattttaaaaaaaataaaacaagagAATTCTTAATTCGATGGAAAGGATTTACTTCAGCAGATGATACATGGGAACCTGAAGAAAACTTAAATTGTTCAGAACTCATTGAGAAATTTATGCAAAAAGTTGAAAAAGCAAAAACCTCTGATGTACGTGAGCTTAGAGCAAATCGCCCCCACACAAAAAGATACACGCTTACTACGCATGATGCAGGAAGAAGACTATCTCGTAGAAATATGGATAAACAAAG agcTACGTATCATGAATGTGACGAATAA